Proteins encoded within one genomic window of Polynucleobacter duraquae:
- a CDS encoding aldehyde ferredoxin oxidoreductase family protein, protein MSWAGKLLRVNLTAGTCVSEPINMKWAKEYLGSRGLASKYLVEELDPKVDPLSAENKMIWATGPLTGTMASTGGRYTVVTKGPLTGAIACSNSGGYWGAELKMAGWDMVIVEGKSPKPVYLFIENDKAELIDASDLWGKTVWETEPAIKTKHQDPQIRVSCIGRAGENEVLYAAIVNDLHRAAGRSGVGAVMGSKNLKAVAVRGTKGVGNIKNPKAFMEATRAGKAVLAGNAVTGEGLPTYGTQVLMNVINEVGALPTRNHQDVQFDGAKDISAEAMATPRATDGKAHLVTNQACFACTIACGRISKIDDTHFSIENKPQYMNASGGLEYEAAWALGAANGVNDLEALQFANMLCNEDGFDPISFGATVGAVMEMYEMGVLTKEQLGIEAPFGSAKALCYFAEITANGVGFGKELGLGSARLTKKYGQPDLSMSVKGQEFPAYDGRVIQGIGLAYATSNRGACHLRGYTIASEVLGIPVKTEPADTQGKPELVKAFQDATAAFDSAGICIFTSFAWTLADVAPQLQAACGDEFTVENLTTIGERIWNMERDFNNRAGFTSKDDRLPKRLMTEAAKTGPGKGTVSGLDKMLPEYYKIRGWDPEGRPSAETLKRLGL, encoded by the coding sequence ATGTCATGGGCTGGAAAATTACTACGCGTTAATCTAACTGCAGGCACTTGTGTCTCAGAACCAATCAATATGAAGTGGGCTAAAGAATATTTAGGCTCTCGAGGGTTGGCTTCGAAGTATTTGGTTGAAGAGTTGGATCCTAAGGTTGATCCACTATCCGCTGAAAACAAAATGATTTGGGCAACTGGCCCGCTGACTGGAACGATGGCATCGACTGGTGGTCGCTACACCGTGGTGACTAAGGGCCCGTTGACCGGCGCCATTGCCTGCTCTAACTCTGGTGGGTACTGGGGTGCAGAGCTGAAAATGGCAGGCTGGGATATGGTGATTGTTGAAGGTAAATCACCCAAGCCGGTTTATCTTTTTATTGAGAACGACAAAGCAGAGTTGATCGATGCCTCGGATTTGTGGGGTAAAACTGTTTGGGAAACAGAGCCCGCAATTAAGACTAAACATCAAGACCCTCAAATTAGAGTCTCTTGTATTGGACGTGCTGGTGAAAATGAAGTTCTTTACGCTGCAATTGTGAATGACTTACATCGTGCAGCTGGACGCTCTGGTGTAGGCGCAGTGATGGGAAGTAAAAACTTAAAAGCAGTTGCAGTTCGAGGCACAAAAGGCGTTGGCAATATTAAGAATCCTAAAGCCTTTATGGAGGCAACCCGCGCTGGTAAGGCGGTATTGGCTGGAAATGCTGTAACTGGAGAAGGTTTACCAACCTACGGCACTCAAGTATTGATGAATGTGATTAATGAGGTTGGTGCGTTACCCACCCGCAATCACCAGGATGTTCAGTTTGATGGAGCTAAAGATATTTCTGCAGAAGCAATGGCGACGCCACGTGCAACTGATGGGAAAGCCCATCTAGTTACCAATCAAGCCTGTTTTGCATGCACGATAGCTTGTGGTCGTATCTCAAAAATTGACGACACGCATTTCTCAATTGAAAATAAACCACAGTATATGAATGCCTCGGGTGGTTTGGAGTATGAGGCTGCATGGGCTTTAGGCGCCGCAAATGGCGTCAACGATTTAGAGGCTCTCCAGTTTGCCAACATGTTGTGCAATGAAGATGGCTTTGATCCTATTTCTTTTGGTGCAACTGTGGGCGCTGTGATGGAAATGTATGAGATGGGTGTTTTAACTAAAGAGCAGCTTGGTATTGAAGCTCCGTTTGGTTCTGCTAAAGCACTCTGTTATTTCGCAGAAATTACTGCAAATGGTGTTGGCTTCGGAAAAGAGCTTGGACTTGGTTCTGCACGTTTGACCAAAAAATACGGACAGCCCGACCTCTCTATGAGCGTCAAAGGTCAAGAGTTTCCTGCTTATGATGGGCGCGTGATTCAGGGTATTGGCTTGGCGTATGCAACTTCAAACCGAGGCGCATGTCACTTACGCGGCTACACGATTGCTTCTGAGGTTTTGGGTATTCCAGTAAAGACTGAACCAGCAGATACGCAAGGCAAGCCAGAGTTGGTGAAAGCATTTCAAGATGCGACTGCTGCCTTTGATTCGGCGGGAATTTGTATTTTCACGAGCTTTGCTTGGACGCTTGCTGATGTGGCGCCACAATTGCAGGCTGCATGTGGAGACGAGTTTACGGTAGAGAATTTGACTACGATTGGTGAGCGTATCTGGAATATGGAGCGTGACTTTAATAACCGTGCAGGTTTCACCAGTAAGGACGATAGATTGCCGAAGCGCTTAATGACGGAGGCTGCAAAAACTGGCCCAGGCAAGGGCACTGTGAGTGGTTTAGATAAGATGCTGCCTGAGTACTATAAGATCCGAGGCTGGGATCCTGAGGGTCGTCCAAGTGCAGAAACGCTTAAGCGTCTTGGTCTGTAA
- the coaE gene encoding dephospho-CoA kinase (Dephospho-CoA kinase (CoaE) performs the final step in coenzyme A biosynthesis.) has translation MASTHSNFDSAQTDLKALKGKIPLIGLTGGIGSGKTAVSALLGGYGAGIIDTDKISHQITAPGGEAIPLITEAFGADFIDTHGALNRPKMRAVVFDDPSARQALERITHPLIQEETIKQALELAKSGVPYLVFVVPLLIESGFWTKLIDYLVVVDCPEEIQIQRVMHRNNMTRSEVEKILNAQTSRNARLTPANAVIENQGSLDELKPAVLKLHQQLLKILEEPLSSS, from the coding sequence ATGGCCTCAACTCATTCAAACTTTGATTCTGCCCAAACTGATCTAAAAGCCTTGAAGGGGAAAATTCCTCTTATTGGCTTAACAGGTGGCATTGGATCTGGAAAAACTGCAGTTAGTGCCCTGCTGGGCGGGTATGGGGCTGGCATTATTGATACAGATAAGATCTCACATCAAATCACTGCCCCGGGCGGAGAAGCCATTCCACTGATTACCGAGGCCTTTGGTGCTGACTTCATTGATACTCACGGCGCTCTTAATCGACCCAAAATGCGGGCTGTAGTCTTCGATGATCCTAGCGCCCGTCAGGCTTTAGAGCGCATCACACACCCCTTGATTCAAGAGGAAACTATCAAGCAAGCCCTTGAACTAGCCAAGTCTGGAGTACCTTACCTTGTTTTTGTGGTTCCCCTGCTCATTGAATCTGGGTTTTGGACCAAGCTCATTGACTATCTTGTGGTGGTGGATTGCCCAGAAGAAATCCAAATCCAACGAGTGATGCACCGCAACAATATGACACGCTCAGAGGTGGAAAAGATTCTCAACGCGCAAACTAGCCGAAATGCTCGTTTAACTCCAGCTAATGCTGTAATTGAAAATCAAGGTAGCTTGGATGAGCTCAAACCAGCGGTTTTAAAACTGCATCAACAATTACTCAAAATTTTAGAAGAACCCTTAAGTTCGTCATAG
- a CDS encoding 4Fe-4S dicluster domain-containing protein produces the protein MQKSLHINADKCTGCLQCEMACSYEHYGVFNTSKSRIKVFEFHDTGKKVPYTCTQCSEAWCLQACPVDAISLDILTGAKVVSDDTCVGCKVCTISCPFGTINYVQDTGKVQKCDLCGGDPACVTACPTQAITYVDADWTGLDKMREWADKLGNQNSSN, from the coding sequence ATGCAAAAGTCCCTGCACATCAATGCAGATAAATGCACAGGCTGTCTTCAATGTGAAATGGCTTGTAGTTATGAGCATTACGGAGTGTTCAATACCTCCAAGTCCCGAATCAAAGTATTTGAATTTCATGACACGGGCAAGAAAGTTCCTTATACCTGCACCCAGTGTTCTGAGGCTTGGTGCCTTCAGGCTTGCCCAGTAGATGCGATTAGTTTAGATATCCTTACCGGAGCTAAAGTCGTTTCCGATGACACTTGCGTGGGCTGTAAGGTTTGTACGATTTCTTGCCCATTTGGAACAATTAATTACGTCCAAGATACTGGTAAGGTTCAGAAATGCGACTTGTGCGGTGGCGATCCAGCGTGTGTAACCGCTTGCCCAACTCAGGCGATTACCTATGTGGATGCCGATTGGACTGGATTAGACAAAATGCGCGAGTGGGCAGATAAGCTCGGCAATCAAAATAGCTCCAACTAA
- a CDS encoding GspE/PulE family protein — translation MSELLHDSHIIRTWHDITVDALNHRATDIHIEARSQETIIRTRIDGLLTLQNQYPIDFHERLITRIKVLARLDIAEKRLPQDGRLVIGYDFSHPNIDCRVSILPTLHGEKAVVRILPSRLEELVLDQIGLLPEQLEMVKEAIRQTNGLILVTGPTGSGKTRTLYSCLSSLNQVQRNICSVEDPIEIRLPGINQVAYHPKSGLDFPTIIRALLRQDPDVIMIGEIRDSATAQLAIQAAQTGHLVLSTLHTRNAIGALSRLKNLGVDQESIESCLRCVSSQKLIRKRCNQCNPILSKGNCKLCKGSGYFGRIGVHEVLGSKQLFESAQALDIYSAGIHLLDSGLIDQISLDAELGTWH, via the coding sequence TTGAGTGAATTACTGCATGACTCTCACATTATTCGGACCTGGCATGATATTACTGTTGATGCATTAAATCATCGGGCTACGGATATTCATATTGAGGCGAGATCTCAAGAAACAATAATACGCACGAGAATTGATGGCCTTCTCACCTTACAAAACCAATACCCCATTGATTTTCATGAGCGTCTAATTACGCGCATCAAAGTATTGGCGCGTCTTGATATTGCAGAAAAACGTTTACCTCAAGATGGTCGCCTTGTGATTGGCTACGACTTTAGTCACCCCAACATTGATTGCCGAGTATCCATTCTTCCCACATTGCATGGTGAAAAAGCGGTAGTACGTATTTTGCCTAGCCGCCTAGAAGAGTTGGTGCTAGATCAAATTGGCCTACTACCAGAGCAACTGGAAATGGTTAAAGAAGCTATTCGTCAGACCAATGGATTAATTCTGGTAACGGGACCTACCGGGAGCGGTAAGACGCGAACCTTATACAGCTGCTTGAGCTCATTGAATCAAGTGCAACGCAATATTTGTTCAGTCGAAGATCCAATTGAAATCCGGCTGCCCGGGATAAATCAAGTGGCTTATCACCCAAAATCAGGCTTAGATTTTCCAACCATTATTCGCGCACTCTTGCGACAAGATCCGGACGTCATCATGATTGGTGAAATACGGGATTCTGCAACTGCGCAGCTGGCCATTCAAGCAGCACAAACAGGACATTTGGTTTTAAGCACCCTTCATACACGTAATGCCATTGGCGCTTTAAGCCGACTCAAAAACCTCGGGGTAGATCAAGAATCTATTGAATCTTGTCTTCGTTGCGTCAGCTCTCAAAAGTTAATTCGTAAACGCTGTAATCAATGCAATCCTATTCTAAGTAAAGGGAACTGCAAGCTTTGCAAGGGGTCAGGCTATTTCGGGCGCATTGGCGTCCATGAGGTTTTGGGAAGTAAACAGTTATTTGAATCAGCTCAAGCGTTAGATATCTACTCTGCAGGAATACATTTGCTTGATTCTGGATTAATAGATCAGATATCGCTAGATGCCGAGCTTGGCACTTGGCATTAG
- a CDS encoding type II secretion system F family protein — translation MLFKRKLSKSEQLHFAQQMLVLLQAGLPLLNAIQLLIQSAPKSWQAWLEDVRELLQKGNSFSFCLSAQDGKFSPEFSNLIRVSERTGDLGLALRTISQQLDAQIELRRKIQQSLTYPIITLATSFLLVLVMMIWVVPVFKEVFGHFQAELPAPTRILIFISTGIQNYFIGILLSILLAATGFLYLWLKSISLQKYCDALLLRIPFFGNLFRLAILSHWCRTLGHLLETGLPLPDALRVTAQSSNHWVSHDFSAEIFKHLTRGWPLGESLKRADPKSRLLDVETLLLLHVGTESGALAEMLNKCATTLGSQLSSRLNTLSQSLEPALILFVGAIIGSLVIILYLPIFNLGQIV, via the coding sequence ATGCTTTTTAAAAGAAAGCTCAGCAAGTCTGAGCAGCTACATTTTGCGCAACAGATGCTCGTTCTTCTTCAAGCTGGCCTTCCCTTACTCAATGCTATCCAGCTATTAATTCAGTCTGCACCAAAATCCTGGCAGGCTTGGTTAGAGGATGTTCGTGAACTGCTTCAAAAAGGTAATAGTTTTTCTTTTTGTCTAAGTGCGCAAGATGGAAAATTCTCCCCAGAGTTTTCTAACCTTATTAGAGTAAGCGAGAGAACGGGCGATCTGGGCTTGGCGCTACGCACAATTTCACAACAACTGGATGCCCAGATTGAGTTACGAAGAAAAATCCAGCAGTCACTAACGTACCCCATTATTACTTTAGCGACATCTTTTTTGCTTGTCTTGGTCATGATGATCTGGGTTGTGCCCGTATTTAAGGAAGTCTTTGGACATTTTCAGGCTGAACTACCAGCGCCAACCAGAATCCTCATCTTTATTTCTACAGGCATCCAAAATTACTTTATAGGAATATTGCTTAGCATTCTCTTAGCAGCCACAGGCTTTCTCTATCTCTGGCTCAAATCAATCTCACTCCAAAAATATTGTGACGCACTCTTATTGCGCATTCCATTTTTTGGTAATCTATTTAGGCTAGCAATTTTGAGTCACTGGTGTCGTACCTTAGGTCATTTATTGGAAACAGGTTTGCCGCTCCCAGATGCTCTAAGAGTTACCGCACAATCTTCCAATCACTGGGTGAGTCATGACTTTAGTGCGGAGATATTTAAACACCTTACTCGTGGCTGGCCATTGGGAGAATCGCTTAAACGAGCAGATCCTAAATCACGACTTCTTGACGTAGAAACTTTGCTACTCCTTCACGTTGGCACTGAAAGCGGTGCATTGGCTGAAATGTTAAATAAGTGCGCCACCACTCTGGGCTCTCAACTAAGTAGCCGACTCAATACACTCAGTCAAAGTTTAGAACCAGCATTAATTCTTTTTGTTGGTGCCATTATTGGAAGCCTAGTCATAATCCTATATCTACCCATCTTTAATTTAGGACAAATCGTTTAG
- a CDS encoding ATP-binding protein: MNEKLEQLLSHLETFLPKALTEEQWKSSTAFRWRRRDSIFGSIGFLQPVKHVADISFEDLKNIDRQRDAIRDNTKNFIQKKPANNILLTGARGTGKSSLIKASLHEFATQGLRLVEVEKEHLADLADITDLLADRPERFIIFCDDLSFEDGESGYKAMKSALDGSVSAQVDNILIYATSNRRHLLPEYMKDNEGYVHGDDGEIHPGEVVEEKISLSERFGLWLSFYPPKQDEYLEIVAHWLRHFGLSDAQIEGARAEALVWALERGSRSGRVAWQFAKHWAGSHAA, from the coding sequence ATGAATGAAAAATTAGAGCAACTCTTAAGTCATCTTGAAACGTTTCTGCCTAAAGCATTGACTGAAGAGCAGTGGAAATCTTCAACTGCTTTTAGATGGCGTCGTCGTGATAGCATCTTTGGAAGCATTGGATTTTTGCAGCCAGTAAAGCATGTTGCTGATATCTCCTTTGAAGATCTAAAAAATATCGATCGTCAACGTGATGCAATTCGTGACAACACGAAAAATTTTATTCAGAAGAAGCCAGCTAATAATATTTTGTTAACGGGCGCACGTGGGACTGGAAAGTCGTCGCTCATCAAAGCCAGCTTACATGAGTTTGCTACCCAAGGCTTGCGCTTAGTTGAAGTTGAAAAAGAGCATCTGGCTGATTTGGCTGACATCACAGATTTATTGGCTGATCGGCCAGAGCGGTTCATTATTTTTTGTGATGACCTTTCATTTGAGGATGGTGAATCTGGTTATAAGGCGATGAAGTCGGCTTTGGATGGCTCTGTATCAGCTCAGGTAGACAATATTTTGATTTATGCCACCTCTAACCGACGCCATCTCTTACCTGAATATATGAAGGACAACGAGGGTTATGTTCATGGTGATGATGGAGAAATTCACCCTGGTGAAGTCGTAGAGGAAAAAATTTCTTTATCAGAGCGTTTTGGCTTATGGCTTTCTTTCTATCCACCAAAACAAGATGAGTATCTAGAAATTGTTGCCCATTGGTTACGCCATTTTGGTTTGAGTGATGCGCAGATTGAGGGTGCTAGAGCTGAGGCATTGGTCTGGGCTTTAGAGCGTGGTTCGCGGTCTGGTCGTGTGGCTTGGCAGTTTGCTAAGCACTGGGCTGGTTCACATGCCGCTTAA
- the zapD gene encoding cell division protein ZapD, protein MIVYEYPFNELVRSMLRLEYLFARFNHFLRSDDPELHHNAIAMLFDLGDIGSRGDIKSLLLKEFERQRYALNGLKSSQKVDQEALTQTLSEIDKAAQNINQSVGKPNAAITESEWLNAIRTRLNIPGGTSPIDLPSYHAWKNTSSTQRREMLEKYVAPLLPWHEACQIFLRLLRQSGEAKDVVAHQGAYQQAPSGKVYQLMRIAVEDDTLFSEISANKYLLSIRFLKIDQDKKPQTINKDVPFRLTLCQL, encoded by the coding sequence GTGATTGTCTACGAATATCCCTTCAATGAATTAGTTCGAAGCATGCTTCGGCTGGAGTATTTGTTTGCCCGCTTTAACCACTTCCTCCGATCAGATGACCCCGAGCTACATCACAATGCGATTGCAATGTTGTTTGACTTGGGTGATATTGGTTCTAGAGGTGATATTAAATCCCTGTTACTAAAAGAATTTGAGCGCCAAAGATATGCCTTAAATGGCTTAAAGTCCTCCCAAAAGGTAGACCAAGAAGCGCTTACGCAGACGCTGTCTGAAATCGACAAAGCTGCGCAAAACATTAATCAGTCTGTCGGTAAGCCCAATGCTGCAATTACCGAGAGTGAGTGGCTTAACGCTATTCGGACTCGGCTAAATATTCCTGGTGGAACAAGTCCAATTGATTTGCCTAGCTACCATGCCTGGAAAAATACTTCTTCGACTCAACGTAGAGAGATGTTAGAAAAATATGTTGCACCCCTTTTACCCTGGCATGAAGCTTGCCAAATTTTCTTAAGGCTACTTCGTCAATCTGGTGAGGCTAAAGATGTTGTGGCACATCAAGGTGCTTACCAGCAGGCACCATCAGGCAAGGTATATCAATTAATGCGCATTGCTGTTGAAGATGACACCCTCTTCTCAGAAATCAGTGCCAATAAATATCTGCTTTCAATTCGCTTTTTGAAGATCGATCAAGATAAAAAGCCGCAGACTATAAATAAGGATGTGCCTTTTAGGCTAACTCTCTGCCAGCTCTAA
- the argJ gene encoding bifunctional glutamate N-acetyltransferase/amino-acid acetyltransferase ArgJ — MTVNLPLPQKDQLKPVKGFQMGIAEAGIKKANRKDLLVMTLVPGSQVAGVFTLNRFCAAPVQVCREHLALDGSKGEIRALVVNTGNANAGTGERGMQDALATCTELAKELKINPEQILPFSTGVILEPLPINRLIAGLPKAVANLGEDHWLDAAEAIMTTDTQPKATSVIVQTPAGPVTITGICKGAGMIHPNMATMLGFITTDAGFAQGLLDALTQEVADQSFNAITIDGDTSTNDSFIIMATGQSAVQIKSADDVSYGVVRTALIDLARKLAQMIVRDGEGATKFITIDVQGGKTEEECRLVAEAIAHSPLVKTAFFASDPNLGRILAAIGYAGITDLDVNQVQMWLGDVWVAKNGGRNPDYQEVDGQRVMQAPEITIKINLGRGLAQQTMWTCDLSHDYVSINADYRS; from the coding sequence ATGACAGTTAACTTACCACTCCCCCAAAAAGACCAACTAAAGCCTGTCAAAGGTTTTCAGATGGGCATCGCTGAAGCTGGAATCAAAAAAGCCAATCGCAAGGATTTATTGGTGATGACCTTAGTCCCTGGCTCACAAGTTGCCGGTGTTTTTACCTTAAATCGTTTCTGCGCTGCGCCGGTTCAGGTTTGCCGAGAGCATTTGGCTTTAGATGGTTCTAAAGGCGAGATTCGCGCTTTGGTGGTCAATACCGGTAATGCCAATGCAGGTACTGGTGAGCGAGGCATGCAAGATGCTTTAGCAACTTGTACTGAGTTAGCCAAAGAGCTCAAGATTAATCCAGAGCAAATTCTTCCGTTTTCAACGGGTGTGATTCTTGAGCCGTTGCCAATTAATAGGTTGATTGCTGGATTGCCTAAGGCAGTCGCCAATCTAGGCGAAGACCATTGGCTTGATGCGGCAGAAGCTATCATGACAACGGATACGCAGCCTAAGGCGACATCAGTGATAGTGCAGACTCCAGCTGGGCCCGTGACTATTACTGGTATCTGTAAGGGCGCAGGAATGATTCACCCTAATATGGCAACCATGTTGGGATTCATCACAACTGATGCTGGTTTTGCACAGGGCCTACTTGATGCCTTGACTCAAGAGGTTGCCGATCAATCATTTAACGCCATTACGATTGATGGTGATACTTCGACAAATGACTCATTCATCATCATGGCAACTGGCCAATCAGCCGTGCAGATTAAATCAGCAGATGATGTTAGTTATGGCGTAGTTCGGACTGCGTTAATTGATCTCGCACGTAAGCTTGCTCAAATGATTGTGCGAGATGGTGAGGGAGCAACAAAATTTATTACGATTGATGTGCAAGGCGGCAAGACTGAAGAGGAGTGTCGTTTAGTAGCAGAGGCAATCGCCCACTCACCTTTAGTAAAGACAGCTTTCTTTGCGAGTGACCCTAACTTAGGCCGTATTCTTGCTGCGATTGGCTACGCTGGCATTACTGATCTTGATGTAAACCAAGTACAAATGTGGCTTGGAGATGTGTGGGTTGCCAAGAATGGTGGCCGCAATCCTGATTACCAAGAGGTCGATGGTCAGAGAGTAATGCAGGCGCCAGAAATTACTATCAAGATTAATCTAGGTCGCGGATTGGCCCAGCAGACAATGTGGACTTGTGATCTATCGCATGACTACGTTTCCATTAATGCTGATTACCGCTCATAG
- a CDS encoding prepilin peptidase: MDSIASIWIIQSLLILALLYLAHIDWRTMRLPNAITIPLITLGIAFNAFSDLRFTNPSSAFIGAFLGYGLLWILNTGYRLLKNRDGIGMGDAKLLAALGAWLGWSTLPSILLIASVTGMLGGIIWLKLRRHHLREAFPFGPFLAIAGIIELLWPQLIQTLILPKLI, from the coding sequence GTGGATTCCATAGCAAGCATCTGGATAATTCAATCTCTTTTGATACTGGCTTTACTGTATTTAGCCCACATCGATTGGCGCACCATGCGCCTACCGAATGCAATCACTATCCCCTTGATCACTTTAGGTATTGCTTTTAACGCATTCTCAGACTTGCGCTTTACCAACCCAAGCTCGGCATTTATTGGAGCATTTCTAGGGTATGGTTTGCTATGGATATTGAATACCGGCTATCGTCTCCTGAAAAACCGAGATGGTATTGGTATGGGAGATGCCAAACTCTTGGCCGCACTAGGTGCCTGGTTAGGCTGGAGTACCTTGCCTAGCATCCTCCTGATAGCTTCCGTTACAGGGATGCTGGGTGGCATCATTTGGCTCAAATTGCGTAGGCATCATTTACGGGAAGCATTTCCTTTTGGCCCCTTTTTAGCTATTGCTGGCATCATTGAGTTGTTATGGCCTCAACTCATTCAAACTTTGATTCTGCCCAAACTGATCTAA
- a CDS encoding MoaD/ThiS family protein, with the protein MQITLKLFASLASYLPPSKKNGIEADIVVPEGSTIGDMIEFYKIPSKSAHLVMVNGVYVNPDQRFSYVLKENDALAICPPVAGG; encoded by the coding sequence ATGCAAATTACCTTGAAGTTGTTTGCCAGTTTGGCAAGTTATTTACCACCCTCCAAAAAGAATGGAATTGAGGCAGATATCGTGGTTCCCGAAGGCAGCACTATCGGCGACATGATTGAGTTCTATAAAATTCCTAGTAAATCTGCCCACTTGGTTATGGTAAATGGGGTTTATGTAAACCCAGATCAGCGTTTTTCTTATGTTCTCAAAGAAAACGATGCCCTCGCAATTTGCCCTCCAGTAGCAGGCGGCTAA
- a CDS encoding NAD(P)/FAD-dependent oxidoreductase, whose amino-acid sequence MKHLILGNGPAGVIAAETIRKRAPFDQIVMIGSEDVPPYSRMAIPYLLMGNIQESGTYLRKDPQHFDKLKIEQLNGRVDAVDCKAKELFLQGGARIAFDKLLIATGSIPVQPPIPGIQLPGVHTCWTMEDARSIASIARPGIRVLQMGAGFIGCIILEALARREVQLTVVEMGDRMAPRMMTELAGGMIKDWVQSKGIEVFTRTRVEEISSSGSALSVKLSNGKVLEVDLVISATGVRPNIECLKKSGLEINTGVLVNEHMQTSHPDIYAAGDVAEGIDFSTGNRIVNAIQPNAADQARIAGIAMTGGGAQSLGALQINVLDTLGLISSSFGLWAGAKDGDHVEIVDRDHFKYLRLEFLDDVLIGATCVGSTDHIGVLRGLIQSKTRLGEWKSHLLRDPTQAMEAYLAKGQAQSTWMN is encoded by the coding sequence ATGAAGCACCTTATATTAGGTAATGGTCCTGCGGGGGTGATTGCCGCAGAGACTATTCGTAAGCGCGCACCCTTTGATCAAATTGTCATGATTGGTTCTGAAGATGTGCCACCCTATTCGCGGATGGCAATTCCCTATTTATTAATGGGAAACATCCAAGAGTCAGGAACTTACTTGCGTAAAGATCCTCAGCACTTTGATAAGTTAAAGATTGAGCAGTTAAATGGTCGTGTTGATGCTGTAGATTGCAAGGCTAAGGAGCTATTCCTTCAGGGAGGAGCTCGAATTGCTTTCGATAAGCTGCTGATTGCAACAGGCTCTATCCCTGTCCAGCCGCCTATTCCAGGAATTCAATTACCGGGAGTACATACCTGTTGGACGATGGAGGATGCTCGGTCTATTGCATCTATCGCTAGGCCAGGAATCCGCGTGCTGCAGATGGGCGCAGGTTTTATTGGATGTATTATTTTAGAGGCCTTAGCTAGGCGAGAGGTGCAGCTGACAGTAGTAGAAATGGGTGACCGAATGGCGCCCAGAATGATGACCGAGCTTGCTGGCGGCATGATTAAAGATTGGGTTCAATCTAAAGGTATTGAAGTGTTTACAAGGACTCGAGTTGAAGAAATCAGTTCATCCGGTTCTGCTCTGAGCGTTAAGCTCTCGAATGGCAAAGTCCTTGAGGTCGATCTTGTCATCTCTGCAACGGGAGTAAGGCCAAATATTGAATGCCTAAAAAAATCAGGGCTCGAGATTAATACTGGCGTTCTAGTAAATGAGCATATGCAAACATCACATCCTGATATTTATGCCGCGGGTGATGTTGCTGAGGGAATTGATTTTTCTACTGGGAATAGAATTGTCAATGCAATTCAGCCTAATGCAGCAGATCAAGCGCGAATTGCAGGTATTGCAATGACTGGCGGAGGCGCCCAAAGCCTTGGAGCTTTACAAATCAATGTGCTAGATACGCTAGGGTTAATTTCATCCTCATTTGGATTATGGGCTGGTGCAAAAGATGGCGATCATGTAGAAATTGTTGATCGCGACCATTTCAAGTATCTTCGTTTAGAGTTTTTAGACGATGTCTTGATTGGCGCTACTTGTGTAGGGAGTACGGATCACATAGGAGTGTTACGAGGTCTCATTCAATCTAAGACCCGACTGGGTGAATGGAAGTCACATTTATTGCGTGATCCAACGCAAGCAATGGAAGCTTACTTGGCAAAAGGGCAAGCACAATCGACCTGGATGAATTAA
- a CDS encoding NUDIX domain-containing protein, with the protein MSNSNRPVTEVAAGILLDAEGRFLMGQRPEGKPYAGYWEVPGGKIEAGESVFAALKRELQEELGIDIESSEELIILEHDYPHAYVRLHVSIIRKWTGVPTGCEGQALSWQILGDALPTVEPLLPAAWPMLEKLKHLKI; encoded by the coding sequence ATGAGTAATAGTAATCGCCCCGTGACGGAAGTTGCCGCTGGAATTCTGTTGGATGCGGAAGGTCGCTTTCTTATGGGTCAGCGTCCAGAGGGCAAACCTTATGCTGGCTATTGGGAAGTGCCGGGTGGAAAAATTGAGGCCGGTGAATCCGTATTCGCAGCACTAAAACGTGAATTACAAGAAGAGCTTGGAATAGACATTGAGTCTAGCGAAGAGCTGATTATCTTGGAGCATGACTACCCACATGCTTATGTACGCTTGCATGTCAGCATCATTCGAAAATGGACTGGTGTACCCACAGGTTGTGAAGGTCAGGCGCTCTCTTGGCAGATACTTGGAGATGCGCTTCCGACGGTAGAGCCCTTATTACCAGCTGCATGGCCCATGCTAGAAAAGCTTAAACATTTAAAGATTTAG